A region of Melitaea cinxia chromosome 15, ilMelCinx1.1, whole genome shotgun sequence DNA encodes the following proteins:
- the LOC123660653 gene encoding serendipity locus protein alpha-like yields the protein MERSYIIENTLNLTTFPKDPHSSIKYIVDILLANIYPLLQKISENLHNNCKYGYRDEDHVNIRTVYTLCADQIRKCYLSLLEIIKLEHTNDVYLQESRQCILERLSWCHKKLLSIEQLTKESVKDEIDSLDNSILVPTMYFVNWIDQTFDVLSKLSSVIYCDSCKDNEELHIQWKQELVECIKGLHTSIDELLLSSMTLYRYCLYDDQHVVKARCQVVLRETKALLSELVDGNLDMVQPTISNLKLPLMPSNVNLLIDVLKDVLYALETNTNTALLALVIHCFSQNVTPADVLKSHFETSLKGKCTCHDSDVDLEEKCSFIKEFDLHNERLLQIGSFAMSCSSDQKRILCLRSGLASLEALDPHLVPAVMLSPQSHHSSILINIWNQESLQIRDNVFLIVDPAAFADKARQMMHQKLLEITKESTYNNSKVCAVINIGSVVFEFFNAYEKFEPDALSCKEQLGPLLTNLNKVLEECKIVSNLLSSANGHIYELKKKAQNTTVTVDQIIKRLKLLYTLVKRINGLFNPKENDEEFYEEPVENKNKTHTINFVNGNTYINSPKRQTYNVTRSIFPRTNIRSSTSRLPLAMLTKRLRSKKINDLSFSIEFDEFCNLSEIKSKKRETSILYSPFKPRSSLRKAVLSRLCSVPFDKDYIVELKSQPQQSVRSEKESFMDDDTSLQITDVLNQINDLTTNISTKKRWPFNSTGLIEKPLQTSSGSRNNILKLSINNESNFKYTWNISVNNSKDEIASTSNMSQPSDVNTLERINDLNLVESKLSDLKFGHVETSL from the exons ATGGAAAGAAGTTATATAATTGAGAACACTTTAAATCTTACAACATTTCCTAAGGATCCGCAtagtagtattaaatatattgtg GATATTTTGTTAGCAAATATTTATCCTTTATTGCAAAAAATAAGTGaaaatttacataacaattGTAAATATGGATATAGAGATGAAGATCATGTAAATATACGGACTGTTTACACATTGTGTGCGGATCAAATTAGGAAATGCTACTTGTCTCTGTTAGAAATTATTAAGTTGGAACATACTAATGATGTATATTTACAG GAAAGTCGTCAATGTATACTGGAAAGACTGTCGTGGTGCcacaaaaaattattgtcaaTTGAGCAACTCACCAAGGAATCTGTAAAAGATGAAATAGATTCACTTGATAATTCTATTCTTGTTCCAACAATGTATTTTGTCAACTGGATTGATCAGACGTTTGATGTTCTCAGTAAATTGTCTAGTGTTATATATTGCGACAGTTGTAAAGATAACGAAGAATTACACATTCAATGGAAGCAGGAg TTAGTGGAATGCATCAAAGGATTACATACTTCTATAGATGAACTACTGCTATCATCAATGACTTTGTATCGGTACTGTTTATATGATGACCAACATGTTGTAAAAGCTCGTTGTCAAGTT GTTTTGAGAGAAACAAAGGCCTTATTAAGTGAATTGGTTGATGGTAATCTAGATATGGTTCAACCTACAATTTCTAACTTGAAATTACCTTTAATGCCATCTAATGTCAATTTACTGATAGATGTCTTAAAAGATGTCCTATATGCCTTAGAAACGAATACAAACACGGCTTTACTGGCATTAGTAATTCATTGCTTTAGTCAGAATGTGACGCCGGCAGATGTATTGAAAAGCCATTTTGAAACAAGTCTTAAAGGGAAATGTACATGTCATGATAGTGATGTAGATTTGGAAGAAAAGTGCagttttataaaagaatttgATTTGCACAATGAGAGATTATTGCAGATTGGATCATTTGCTATGTCATGTTCATCTGATCAAAAAA GGATATTATGTCTACGCAGTGGTTTGGCTAGTTTAGAAGCATTGGATCCCCATTTAGTACCAGCAGTTATGCTATCACCACAAAGTCACCACTCTTCGATCCTGATCAACATCTGGAACCAGGAGTCGTTGCAAATCAGGGATAATGTATTCTTGATAGTGGATCCAGCTGCTTTTGCTgat aaAGCGAGACAAATGATGCATCAAAAATTATTGGAGATAACAAAGGAATCCACATATAATAACAGTAAAGTATGTGCTGTTATTAATATAGGTTCAGTTGTCTTCGAGTTCTTCAACGCATATGAAAAATTTGAACCTGACGCTTTGAGTTGCAAAGAACAATTAGGACCTCttttgacaaatttaaataagg tgCTGGAGGAGTGTAAAATTGTTAGCAATCTCTTAAGTTCGGCGAATGGTCACATTTACGAACTGAAAAAGAAAGCCCAAAATACTACAGTGACTGTAGACCAAATAATAAAGCGTCTCAAACTTTTATACACTTTAGTCAAACGAATCAACGGCTTATTCAATCCAAAAGAAAATGACGAAGAATTTTATGAGGAAccagtagaaaataaaaataaaacgcatacaataaattttgttaatggaaacacatacataaattcACCTAAGAGACAAACTTATAATGTTACAAGGAGTATCTTCCCTCGTACGAATATAAGATCATCGACTAGTAGATTACCTTTAGCGATGTTAACGAAGCGTTTGAGatcgaaaaaaattaacgatttAAGTTTTTCAATAGAATTTGATGAATTTTGCAATTTATcagaaataaaaagtaagaaaCGTGAAACGTCGATCCTGTATTCACCTTTTAAACCGAGGTCCTCATTACGAAAGGCAGTATTGAGTAGGCTTTGTTCGGTGCCATTTGATAAAGATTATATTGTTGAATTGAAATCACAGCCGCAACAAAGTGTTCGATCGGAAAAGGAAAGTTTCATGGATGACGACACAAGTTTACAAATCACAG ATGTACTAAATCAGATAAATGATCtaacaacaaatatttctaCTAAGAAAAGATGGCCATTCAATTCAACGGGGTTAATAGAAAAACCGTTACAAACTAGTAGCGGATCaagaaataacattttaaaactatCAATAAATAACGAATCAAACTTTAAATACACTTGGAACATAAGTGTTAACAATAGTAAAGATGAAATAGCTTCTACTTCAAATATGTCGCAACCTTCGGATGTAAACACTTTGGAAAGAATAAATGATTTAAATCTTGTTGAGAGTAAATTAAGCGACTTGAAATTCGGTCACGTTGAAACtagtttataa
- the LOC123660713 gene encoding myotrophin-like, with protein MSELVWGIKNGDIDQVKDIVEKNKIDVNALIDGRVPLHYAADYGQTAVVNYLLDKGADPNMVDKHGISVILAAIWEGHTECVKVLLKHGASKNGKTPDGTPYIDAAEKEEIKDLLT; from the exons ATGAGTGAATTAGTTTGGGGCATTAAAAACGGCGATATAGATCAAGTTAAAGACATAgtggaaaaaaat aaaattgaCGTGAATGCTTTAATTGATGGCCGGGTTCCTTTACATTATGCAGCAGATTATGGTCAAACAGCTGTTGTGAACTATTTGTTGGATAAAGGAGCAGACCCCAAT atGGTAGATAAACATGGAATATCTGTGATACTTGCGGCTATTTGGGAAGGACATACTGAATGTGTTAAAGTATTATTAAAGCAT gGTGCATCTAAAAATGGAAAAACACCAGATGGAACACCATACATTGATGCAGCAGAAAAAGAAGAGATCAAAGATCTGCTAACATAG
- the LOC123660712 gene encoding group XIIA secretory phospholipase A2 yields MEIPYKKIFIYILTFAAYAYTGIGSSMLRNLKDAVLSAETVFGDVFKNVITVAEKFKSLHEVFDAAVEEDCIFTCPEGQKPVRNRNHIPKSDGCGSLGFEISSEYLPLEEMTKCCDAHDICYDTCNSGKEVCDLEFKRCLYNYCDTYKDINVAGNTITKGCKGAAKLLFTGTLTLGCKSYLDAQKNACYCPPAKNKYKKYTTGKDEF; encoded by the exons ATGGAGATCCCATAtaagaagatatttatttatattctgacTTTTGCGGCTTACGCTTATACTGGCATAGGATCGAGTATGTTACGAAATTTAAAAGATGCAGTTTTATCTGCCGAAACAGTGTTTGGtgatgtatttaaaaatgttataactgTTGCTGAAAAGTTTAAGTCTTTACATGAGGTCTTTGATGCTGCTGTTGAAGAAGACTGCATATTCACTTGTCCCgaag gacAAAAACCTGTACGGAATAGAAATCATATTCCGAAATCTGATGGCTGTGGCTCCCTTGGTTTTGAAATCTCGTCAGAGTATTTACCATTGGAAGAGATGACGAAATGTTGTGATGCTCACGATATATGCTATGACACTTGTAACAGTGGGAAAGAAGTTTGTGATTTAGAGTTTAAGAGATGTTTGTATAATTACTGTGATACTTATAAGGACATCAATGTAGCAGGGAACACGATTACGAAAG gTTGTAAAGGTGCAGCTAAGCTTCTTTTTACCGGTACATTAACCCTTGGATGCAAATCATATTTAGATGCACAAAAGAATGCATGCTATTGTCCAccagctaaaaataaatataagaaatatacaaCTGGTAAAGAtgaattttaa